The following DNA comes from Erythrolamprus reginae isolate rEryReg1 chromosome 8, rEryReg1.hap1, whole genome shotgun sequence.
aaggcggtcttggatatattctggtccgatgccatgaagggctttataggtcataaccaacactttgaattgtgaccggaaattgattggcaaccaatgcagactgcggagttgaCCAACCAAAGCTAATCAAACTTTTCTCTGCCATGGTATGTGAGCCTACTCTTATGCCCCAGGATATCAAGAGATGCAGATCTCAACTACGAGAGCTTAGGGCACCTCCTGTAGACCCTCCAATCCTCTGTCCAACTTGAAGTCCAGCTAATTCATTCCTTCATTGAAGACGTGCTTTCTTTGCTTAACAAACGACTTCTGAAGGACAAGCTGCTGTAGGTTGGTATCCGGTCGTGGAATTCCGAGGTCACAAAAAAATACAAGACCGGATCCAAGCAGCAGTTGAAGCTGGCGAGGCTTAAGAAAAAAGGGTGCAGATACAACACGCCTTGTTTCACAGCACAGCCCTTCACCACATCTTCTTTTACCAACATGAAGAAGAAAAACAGGAGGTGGTAGGGGGCGAAGCACACGAAGAACACCACGGTGCACATCGACACCATCCGCAAAGCCTTCTGTTTTTCGGCGGCGTTTTGTAACGGCAGTTGGTGTTCCTGGAGGGAAGCTCTGGTCTTCCAAGTGCAGTAGACGATGATGGCGAGAGGGAACAAAAACCCAACCAGTTCGGCTACCAGCAGCATCCCGATCAAAGCCGCCTTGTTCTGGAACTTTTCAATGTTGAGATCGGAGAAGCAAGTTTCCGCGCTCTGGGTGTTTCTCAGCAAGGGGAAAGTCAGACAAGCTACGCCAACCACCAACCA
Coding sequences within:
- the P2RY10 gene encoding putative P2Y purinoceptor 10; its protein translation is MLQMSAQNDSKGRIFNGTEMLETPGMNCTEPGKDFQHTFYAATYTIIFIPGLLTNSIALWILCLFIRKQNKAIIFLLNLATADFVHVLSLPLRIYYYVNYKWPFGFFLCQLCFYLKYLNMYASICFLTCISMQRYLFLLHPFKAKNWKKRYDVAISAVVWLVVGVACLTFPLLRNTQSAETCFSDLNIEKFQNKAALIGMLLVAELVGFLFPLAIIVYCTWKTRASLQEHQLPLQNAAEKQKALRMVSMCTVVFFVCFAPYHLLFFFFMLVKEDVVKGCAVKQGVLYLHPFFLSLASFNCCLDPVLYFFVTSEFHDRIPTYSSLSFRSRLLSKESTSSMKE